The following are encoded together in the Variovorax sp. PBS-H4 genome:
- the tam gene encoding trans-aconitate 2-methyltransferase, with amino-acid sequence MLDWNPALYRRYEDERTRPAQELLARVPLPSATRAVDLGCGPGNSTELLVQRFPGAEVIGTDNSEAMLKSARERLPAARFELSDIASWQPESPPDLIYANASLQWVADHETLIPRLFAALAPGGVLAIQMPDNREEPTHRLMREVAAEAPWAEPIGDADRLRTLLLPLVGYYDLLAAEAAQVDVWRTAYQHPMGSAAAIVEWVRGTGLKPFIDRLPADLQASYLATYERRVDAAYPPRADGKRLLAFPRMFIVARRKP; translated from the coding sequence ATGCTCGACTGGAATCCTGCGCTCTACCGTCGCTACGAGGACGAGCGCACGCGCCCCGCGCAGGAACTGCTGGCGCGGGTTCCGTTGCCCTCGGCGACCCGCGCGGTCGACCTGGGGTGCGGTCCCGGCAATTCCACCGAGCTGCTGGTGCAGCGATTCCCCGGTGCCGAGGTGATCGGTACCGACAACTCCGAAGCAATGCTGAAGAGTGCGCGCGAGCGCTTGCCGGCGGCGCGCTTCGAGCTCAGCGACATCGCGAGCTGGCAGCCCGAGTCGCCGCCCGATCTGATCTACGCCAATGCCTCGCTGCAATGGGTCGCCGATCACGAGACGCTGATTCCGCGCCTGTTCGCCGCCCTGGCGCCCGGCGGGGTGCTCGCCATCCAGATGCCCGACAACCGCGAGGAACCGACGCACCGGCTGATGCGCGAGGTCGCAGCCGAGGCGCCGTGGGCCGAGCCCATCGGCGATGCCGACCGGCTGCGCACGCTGCTGCTGCCGCTGGTCGGCTATTACGACCTGCTGGCTGCCGAGGCGGCGCAGGTCGATGTCTGGCGCACTGCATACCAGCATCCCATGGGCTCCGCGGCAGCCATCGTCGAATGGGTGCGCGGCACCGGCCTCAAGCCCTTCATCGACCGGCTGCCCGCCGATCTGCAGGCGAGCTATCTGGCCACGTACGAGCGCCGCGTGGATGCCGCTTATCCACCGCGCGCTGATGGCAAACGGCTGCTGGCCTTCCCGCGCATGTTCATCGTTGCCCGGCGAAAGCCATGA
- a CDS encoding FeoA family protein — protein MNPAATAAISLDQLPSHQWATVLEVSRAEATEVRDLVLRLTEIGFVPGEMVRIVASGVPNREPLAVRLGHTTFALRRHEAALVRVLPGAAHHV, from the coding sequence ATGAATCCGGCGGCGACGGCCGCCATCAGCCTTGACCAGCTTCCCAGCCACCAGTGGGCCACCGTGCTCGAAGTCTCGCGGGCTGAAGCAACGGAGGTGCGCGACCTGGTGCTTCGGCTGACCGAGATCGGCTTCGTGCCGGGCGAGATGGTGCGCATCGTCGCCAGTGGCGTGCCCAACCGCGAGCCGCTGGCCGTGCGCCTCGGCCACACCACCTTCGCGCTGCGGCGCCACGAGGCAGCGCTGGTGCGCGTGCTGCCGGGAGCCGCTCACCATGTCTGA
- a CDS encoding HpcH/HpaI aldolase/citrate lyase family protein, with protein sequence MTPSVHPQEVLLGAQAGAVVLPVCDHYSGVEARMRKSLALQAEMAQEFGACVFDVTLDCEDGAPVGGEAEHAALVTELALAAAPGMRVGVRVHPVDHPAFAGDIVTIAGRAGHRLSHLMVPKVESAADVREAVQALNAAGAEALPLHVLIESPFAVHQAFEIAAHPRVQSLSFGLMDFVSAHGGAIPAEGMGATGQFTHPLVVRAKLEIASAAHAHGKVPSHCVVTEFNDVDAMRAAAKRASGEFGYTRMWSIHPNQIRPILEAFAPDERQIQMATKIIASAAAADWAPVSFDGTLHDRASYRHFWQVLSRAHATGRALPPEAQAWFAAATS encoded by the coding sequence ATGACCCCTTCCGTCCATCCGCAGGAAGTGCTGCTCGGCGCGCAGGCCGGTGCCGTGGTGCTGCCGGTTTGCGACCACTACAGCGGCGTCGAGGCGCGCATGCGCAAGAGCCTGGCCCTGCAGGCCGAGATGGCGCAGGAGTTCGGCGCCTGCGTGTTCGATGTCACCCTCGATTGCGAGGACGGCGCCCCTGTGGGTGGCGAAGCCGAGCACGCGGCGCTGGTCACCGAGCTCGCCCTGGCCGCTGCCCCGGGCATGCGCGTCGGGGTGCGCGTGCACCCGGTCGACCATCCGGCCTTTGCCGGCGACATCGTCACCATCGCGGGGCGCGCCGGTCACAGATTGAGCCACCTGATGGTGCCCAAGGTCGAGTCGGCCGCGGATGTGCGCGAGGCCGTGCAGGCGCTCAACGCCGCTGGCGCGGAGGCCTTGCCGCTGCACGTTCTGATCGAGTCGCCTTTTGCCGTGCACCAGGCCTTCGAGATCGCCGCCCATCCGCGCGTGCAATCGCTCAGTTTCGGCCTGATGGATTTCGTCTCGGCCCATGGCGGCGCAATTCCCGCCGAGGGGATGGGTGCAACGGGCCAGTTCACCCACCCGCTGGTGGTGCGCGCCAAGCTCGAGATCGCCTCGGCCGCGCATGCACACGGCAAAGTGCCTTCGCACTGCGTGGTAACCGAGTTCAACGACGTGGATGCGATGCGCGCCGCAGCCAAAAGAGCGTCCGGCGAGTTCGGCTACACGCGCATGTGGAGCATTCATCCGAACCAGATCCGCCCCATCCTCGAGGCCTTCGCGCCCGACGAGAGGCAGATTCAAATGGCTACAAAAATCATAGCGTCCGCGGCTGCTGCCGATTGGGCGCCGGTCAGTTTTGATGGCACATTGCACGACCGCGCAAGCTACCGTCATTTCTGGCAGGTACTTTCGCGAGCGCACGCCACTGGCCGTGCGCTGCCGCCGGAGGCGCAAGCATGGTTTGCGGCGGCGACCTCCTGA
- a CDS encoding helix-turn-helix transcriptional regulator, which produces MSLHSAPPTAADSFGTHLRHWRRHRRLSQLDLAHEAQVSTRHLSYVETGRAEPSREMVLRLAERLEVPLRERNALLVAAGYAPMYRQRSLDDPALAPARQAVDLVLKGHEPFPALAVDRHWNLVAHNALVPLLMEGAAPELLAAPVNVLRLSLHPEGLAPRIANLAQWRAHLLERLQQQIAATGDTALVALHDELAAYPTPRVSHDVPTNNSELAGVAVPFQYVTAQGLLSFISTTTIFGTPVDVTLQELAVESFFPADASTAAALAAMAQQAAG; this is translated from the coding sequence ATGAGCCTGCATTCCGCGCCGCCCACCGCTGCCGATTCCTTCGGCACCCACTTGCGCCACTGGCGCCGGCATCGCCGCCTGAGCCAGCTCGACCTGGCGCACGAGGCGCAGGTGTCGACCCGGCACTTGAGTTATGTCGAGACCGGCCGCGCCGAGCCCAGCCGTGAGATGGTGCTGCGCCTTGCCGAGCGGCTCGAAGTCCCGCTGCGCGAGCGCAACGCCTTGCTGGTGGCGGCCGGCTATGCGCCGATGTACCGGCAGCGTTCGCTGGATGACCCGGCCCTGGCACCCGCCCGGCAAGCTGTCGACCTGGTGCTCAAGGGGCACGAGCCTTTCCCGGCGCTGGCAGTCGACCGGCACTGGAACCTGGTGGCGCACAACGCGCTGGTGCCCCTGCTGATGGAAGGCGCGGCACCGGAGCTGCTGGCCGCGCCCGTCAACGTCTTGCGGCTCAGCCTGCACCCCGAAGGGTTGGCACCGCGCATCGCCAACCTGGCCCAATGGCGCGCCCACTTGCTGGAGCGGCTGCAGCAGCAGATCGCGGCGACGGGAGATACCGCGCTGGTCGCGCTGCACGACGAGCTTGCGGCCTACCCCACGCCGCGGGTGAGCCACGACGTGCCGACCAACAACAGCGAACTCGCCGGCGTGGCCGTCCCCTTCCAGTATGTGACAGCCCAGGGGCTGCTGAGCTTCATCAGCACGACCACCATCTTCGGGACGCCAGTGGATGTCACGCTTCAGGAGCTCGCGGTGGAGTCTTTCTTTCCGGCGGACGCCTCGACCGCCGCCGCCTTGGCCGCGATGGCGCAGCAGGCTGCAGGCTGA
- a CDS encoding bifunctional aconitate hydratase 2/2-methylisocitrate dehydratase, which translates to MLQAYVDHVAERAALGIPPLPLSAKQTSEVIELMKNATAKDGEFLLNLLAHRVPAGVDDAAKVKASFLAAVAHGTEKSLLLSRAHATELLGTMLGGYNIGPLVDLLDDAEVGGVAAEGLKKTLLMFDQFHDVKEKADKGNANAKSVLQSWADAEWFTSRPEVPQSLKVTVFKVPGETNTDDLSPAPDATTRPDIPMHALAMLKNKREGAPFVPEEDGKRGPIKFIESLKEKGHQVAYVGDVVGTGSSRKSATNSVLWFTGQDIPFIPNKRFGGVCLGAKIAPIFYNTMEDAGALPIELDVSQMDMGDVVELRPYEGKALKDGKVVAEFKVKSEVLFDEVRAGGRIPLIIGRGLTAKAREALGLPASTLFRLPVSPADTKKGFSLAQKMVGRACGLPEGQGVRPGTYCEPKMTSVGSQDTTGPMTRDELKDLACLGFSADLVMQSFCHTAAYPKKVDVKMHHELPDFISTRGGVSLRPGDGVIHSWLNRLLMPDTVGTGGDSHTRFPIGISFPAGSGLVAFAAATGVMPLDMPESVLVRFKGKMQPGVTLRDLVNAIPLYAIKQGLLTVEKKGKKNVFSGRILEIEGLPDLKVEQAFELSDASAERSAAGCTVHLNKEPIIEYINSNITLMRWMIAEGYADARTLARRIAAQEAWLKDPQLLQGDDDAEYAAVIDIDLADIHEPIVACPNDPDDVKTLSDVAGAQIDEVFIGSCMTNIGHFRAASKLLEGKRDIPVKLWIAPPTKMDAQQLTEEGHYGVFGNAGARTEMPGCSLCMGNQAQVREGATVMSTSTRNFPNRLGKNTNVYLGSAELAAICSRLGRIPTKEEYMASTGVLDASSDQIYQYLNFDKIEEYKDVADKVAA; encoded by the coding sequence ATGTTGCAAGCCTACGTTGACCATGTCGCCGAGCGCGCCGCGCTCGGCATCCCGCCGCTGCCCTTGTCGGCCAAGCAGACCAGCGAAGTCATCGAACTGATGAAGAACGCCACTGCCAAGGACGGCGAGTTCCTGCTGAACCTGCTCGCGCACCGCGTGCCGGCCGGCGTGGACGACGCGGCCAAGGTCAAGGCAAGCTTCCTGGCGGCGGTGGCGCATGGCACCGAGAAGAGCCTGCTCCTTTCGCGTGCGCACGCGACCGAGTTGCTGGGCACCATGCTGGGCGGCTACAACATCGGGCCCTTGGTCGATCTGCTCGACGACGCTGAGGTGGGCGGAGTCGCCGCCGAGGGGCTCAAGAAGACCCTGCTGATGTTCGACCAGTTTCACGACGTCAAGGAAAAGGCCGACAAGGGCAACGCCAACGCGAAATCGGTGCTGCAGAGCTGGGCTGATGCCGAGTGGTTCACCAGCCGGCCCGAAGTGCCGCAAAGCCTGAAGGTCACGGTCTTCAAGGTGCCCGGCGAAACCAATACCGACGACCTCTCTCCCGCACCGGACGCCACCACGCGCCCCGACATCCCGATGCATGCGCTGGCCATGCTCAAGAACAAGCGCGAAGGCGCGCCCTTCGTGCCCGAGGAAGACGGCAAGCGCGGCCCGATCAAGTTCATCGAGTCGCTGAAGGAGAAGGGGCACCAGGTTGCCTACGTGGGCGACGTGGTCGGCACCGGTTCCTCGCGCAAGAGCGCCACCAATTCGGTGCTCTGGTTTACCGGCCAGGACATCCCGTTCATTCCCAACAAGCGCTTCGGCGGTGTCTGCCTGGGCGCCAAGATCGCGCCGATCTTCTACAACACGATGGAAGACGCCGGGGCGCTCCCCATCGAGCTCGACGTGAGCCAGATGGACATGGGCGACGTGGTCGAGCTGCGCCCCTACGAGGGGAAGGCGCTGAAGGACGGCAAGGTCGTCGCCGAATTCAAGGTCAAGAGCGAAGTGCTGTTCGACGAGGTGCGCGCCGGTGGCCGCATTCCGCTCATCATCGGCCGCGGCCTCACGGCGAAAGCGCGCGAGGCGCTGGGACTGCCCGCCTCGACGCTGTTCCGCCTGCCGGTCAGCCCGGCAGACACCAAGAAGGGCTTCTCGCTGGCCCAGAAAATGGTGGGCCGCGCCTGCGGCCTGCCGGAAGGCCAGGGCGTTCGCCCCGGCACCTACTGCGAGCCCAAGATGACTTCGGTAGGCAGCCAGGACACCACCGGCCCGATGACGCGCGACGAGCTCAAGGACCTGGCCTGCCTCGGCTTCAGCGCCGACCTGGTCATGCAGTCCTTCTGCCACACGGCGGCTTACCCGAAAAAGGTCGACGTGAAGATGCACCACGAGCTGCCCGACTTCATTTCCACGCGCGGCGGCGTCTCGCTGCGTCCGGGTGATGGCGTGATCCACAGCTGGCTCAACCGCCTGCTGATGCCCGACACGGTCGGCACCGGCGGCGACAGCCACACCCGCTTCCCAATCGGCATCAGCTTCCCGGCGGGTTCGGGCCTGGTGGCCTTCGCAGCTGCCACCGGCGTGATGCCGCTGGACATGCCCGAATCCGTGCTGGTGCGCTTCAAGGGCAAGATGCAGCCTGGCGTGACGCTGCGCGATCTGGTCAACGCGATCCCGCTCTACGCCATCAAGCAGGGCCTGCTGACCGTCGAGAAGAAGGGCAAGAAGAACGTCTTCTCGGGCCGCATCCTCGAGATCGAGGGCTTGCCCGATCTGAAGGTGGAGCAGGCCTTCGAACTCAGCGACGCCTCGGCCGAGCGCTCGGCCGCCGGTTGCACGGTGCACCTGAACAAGGAGCCGATCATCGAGTACATCAACAGCAACATCACGCTGATGCGCTGGATGATCGCCGAGGGTTATGCCGACGCCCGGACCCTGGCCCGCCGCATTGCGGCGCAAGAGGCCTGGTTGAAGGACCCACAACTGCTCCAGGGCGACGACGACGCCGAATACGCCGCCGTGATCGACATCGACCTTGCCGACATCCACGAGCCGATCGTGGCCTGCCCCAACGATCCGGACGACGTGAAGACGCTGTCGGACGTTGCAGGCGCCCAGATCGATGAAGTGTTCATCGGCTCCTGCATGACCAACATCGGCCATTTCCGCGCCGCGTCGAAGCTGCTCGAAGGCAAGCGCGACATTCCGGTCAAGCTGTGGATTGCGCCGCCGACCAAGATGGACGCGCAGCAGCTGACGGAGGAAGGCCACTACGGCGTGTTCGGCAACGCGGGCGCGCGTACCGAGATGCCGGGCTGCTCGTTGTGCATGGGCAACCAGGCGCAGGTGCGCGAGGGCGCGACGGTCATGTCGACCAGCACGCGCAACTTTCCCAATCGTCTGGGCAAGAACACCAACGTGTATCTGGGCAGCGCCGAACTGGCTGCCATCTGCTCGCGCCTGGGCCGCATCCCGACGAAGGAGGAATACATGGCCAGCACAGGCGTGCTCGACGCGTCGAGTGACCAGATCTACCAGTACCTGAACTTCGACAAGATCGAGGAGTACAAGGACGTCGCGGACAAGGTCGCTGCCTGA
- a CDS encoding aconitate hydratase — protein sequence MAREPAHAFAPMLKTFKTASGKAGKYWSLKELAKQYPNVDRLPVSIRIVLESVLRNCDGKKVAPEHVEQLANWAPNADRTDEIPFVVTRVVLQDFTGVPLLADLAAMRSVAQSLGKSPKTIEPLVPVDLVVDHSVMVDYYGTPKALDLNMKLEFQRNNERYQFMKWGMQAFDTFGVVPPGFGIVHQVNLEYFARGVYKSAQDTSDPPVYYPDSLVGTDSHTTMINGIGVVGWGVGGIEAEAAMLGQPVYMLTPDVVGFELGGKLREGVTATDLVLYVTNILRSEKVVGKFVEFFGPGAASIPVPDRATIGNMAPEYGATMGFFPVDERTVEYFRGTGRTDKEIERFEAYYKAQGLFGMPAPGELNYTKVVKLDLGTVTPSLAGPKRPQDRIDLGHLATKFAELYSRPNEANGFNQPAEKLKARHSLSLRGETAEEAPSEPRPGAPAPVVEMVANKPTAEAAHVGATTAHATNGSVTIGNGDVLIAAITSCTNTSNPSVLLAAGLLAKKAVEAGLRVKPHVKTSLAPGSRIVTEYLEKAGLLPYLEKLGFYLAGYGCTTCIGNAGDLAPEINDVITKNNLVAAAVLSGNRNFEARIHPNLKANFLASPPLVVAYAIAGNVMVDLMTQPVGKGKKGRDVYLGDIWPSSREIDENLRYAMNARAFRRNYEQIQEHPGKLWSSIKGTAGQVYDWPTSTYIAKPPFFDGFKMQPHAPDAGFTGARIMALFGDSITTDHISPAGAIKESSPAGIWLKAHGVQKADFNSYGSRRGNHEVMMRGTFANVRIKNLMIPPGPDGSREEGGMTLFQPGGEKMFIYDAAMKYIEQGVPTVIFGGEEYGTGSSRDWAAKGTQLLGIKAVVARSFERIHRANLVGMGVLPLQFRGADSWESLGLTGEEKIDVVIGGELKPQMDVKIVVHRADGTHQEVTVRLRIDTPIEVDYYKHGGILPFVLRQLLAA from the coding sequence ATGGCCAGAGAACCGGCGCACGCTTTCGCCCCCATGCTCAAGACCTTCAAGACTGCATCGGGCAAAGCCGGCAAATACTGGTCGCTCAAGGAACTCGCCAAGCAATATCCCAACGTCGACAGGCTGCCGGTCTCGATCCGCATCGTGCTCGAGTCGGTGCTGCGCAATTGCGACGGCAAGAAGGTTGCGCCCGAGCACGTCGAGCAGCTCGCCAATTGGGCGCCCAACGCGGACCGCACCGACGAGATTCCGTTCGTCGTGACCCGCGTGGTGCTGCAGGATTTCACCGGCGTGCCGCTGCTGGCCGACCTGGCCGCGATGCGCAGCGTGGCGCAGTCCCTTGGCAAGTCGCCCAAGACCATCGAGCCGCTGGTGCCTGTCGACCTCGTGGTCGACCACTCGGTCATGGTGGATTATTACGGCACGCCCAAGGCGCTCGACCTCAACATGAAGCTGGAATTCCAGCGCAACAACGAGCGCTACCAGTTCATGAAGTGGGGCATGCAGGCGTTCGACACCTTCGGCGTGGTGCCGCCTGGCTTCGGCATCGTGCACCAGGTCAACCTCGAGTACTTCGCGCGCGGCGTCTACAAGAGCGCGCAGGATACGAGCGACCCGCCGGTCTACTACCCGGATTCGCTGGTGGGCACCGACAGCCACACCACCATGATCAATGGCATCGGCGTCGTGGGTTGGGGCGTGGGCGGCATCGAGGCCGAGGCCGCCATGCTGGGGCAGCCGGTCTACATGCTCACGCCCGACGTGGTGGGATTCGAGCTCGGCGGCAAGCTGCGCGAGGGCGTGACCGCCACCGACCTGGTGCTCTACGTCACCAACATCCTGCGCAGCGAGAAGGTGGTGGGCAAGTTCGTCGAGTTCTTCGGGCCCGGCGCCGCTTCCATCCCCGTTCCAGATCGCGCGACCATCGGCAACATGGCGCCCGAGTACGGCGCGACCATGGGCTTCTTCCCCGTCGACGAGAGGACCGTGGAGTACTTTCGGGGCACGGGACGGACCGACAAGGAAATCGAGCGCTTCGAGGCCTACTACAAGGCCCAGGGCCTGTTCGGCATGCCCGCGCCCGGCGAGCTCAACTACACCAAGGTCGTCAAGCTCGACCTCGGCACCGTCACGCCCAGCCTGGCCGGCCCCAAGCGTCCGCAGGACCGCATCGACCTCGGCCATCTCGCGACGAAGTTCGCCGAGCTCTACAGCAGGCCGAACGAGGCCAACGGCTTCAACCAGCCTGCCGAAAAGCTCAAGGCACGCCATTCGCTGTCGCTGCGCGGCGAGACTGCCGAGGAGGCGCCCAGCGAGCCCCGGCCTGGCGCGCCGGCGCCGGTGGTCGAGATGGTGGCCAACAAGCCGACCGCCGAGGCCGCGCATGTCGGCGCCACGACGGCCCATGCGACCAACGGCTCGGTGACCATCGGGAACGGCGATGTGCTGATCGCTGCCATCACTTCCTGTACCAACACTTCCAATCCCAGCGTGCTGCTCGCGGCGGGCCTGCTGGCCAAGAAAGCGGTGGAGGCGGGCCTCAGGGTCAAGCCGCACGTGAAGACCTCGCTGGCGCCGGGTTCGCGCATCGTGACCGAGTACCTCGAGAAGGCGGGCCTTCTCCCCTACCTCGAGAAACTGGGCTTTTACCTGGCAGGCTACGGGTGCACCACGTGCATCGGCAATGCAGGCGACCTGGCGCCCGAGATCAACGACGTGATCACGAAGAACAACCTGGTGGCTGCAGCCGTGCTCTCGGGCAACCGCAACTTCGAGGCGCGCATCCATCCGAACCTCAAGGCCAACTTCCTGGCCTCGCCGCCCCTGGTGGTGGCCTATGCGATTGCCGGCAACGTGATGGTCGACCTGATGACCCAGCCGGTTGGCAAGGGCAAGAAGGGCAGGGACGTGTACCTGGGCGACATCTGGCCCAGTTCGAGAGAGATCGACGAGAACCTGCGCTATGCGATGAACGCCAGGGCATTTCGCAGGAACTACGAGCAGATCCAGGAACACCCCGGCAAGCTGTGGAGCAGCATCAAGGGCACCGCAGGCCAGGTCTATGACTGGCCGACGTCGACCTATATTGCCAAGCCGCCTTTCTTCGACGGCTTCAAGATGCAGCCGCACGCGCCGGACGCGGGCTTCACCGGCGCCCGCATCATGGCCCTGTTCGGCGATTCGATCACCACCGACCACATCTCGCCCGCTGGCGCCATCAAGGAAAGCTCGCCGGCCGGCATCTGGCTCAAGGCCCACGGCGTGCAAAAGGCCGACTTCAACAGCTACGGCTCGCGCCGCGGCAACCACGAGGTGATGATGCGTGGCACTTTCGCCAACGTGCGCATCAAGAACCTGATGATCCCCCCAGGTCCTGACGGCTCGCGCGAAGAGGGCGGCATGACCTTGTTCCAGCCCGGTGGCGAGAAGATGTTCATCTACGACGCCGCCATGAAGTACATCGAGCAGGGCGTGCCCACCGTGATCTTCGGCGGCGAAGAGTACGGCACCGGCTCCTCTCGCGACTGGGCGGCCAAGGGCACGCAGCTGCTGGGCATCAAGGCGGTGGTGGCGCGCAGCTTCGAGCGCATCCACCGCGCCAACCTGGTCGGCATGGGCGTGCTGCCGCTGCAGTTCCGCGGCGCCGATTCCTGGGAAAGCCTGGGCCTGACCGGCGAAGAGAAGATCGATGTGGTCATCGGCGGCGAGCTCAAGCCGCAGATGGACGTGAAGATCGTGGTCCACCGCGCCGACGGCACGCACCAGGAGGTGACCGTGCGCCTGCGCATCGACACGCCGATCGAAGTCGACTACTACAAGCACGGGGGCATTCTCCCGTTCGTGCTGAGGCAGCTCCTGGCCGCCTGA
- the feoB gene encoding ferrous iron transporter B → MSEAILQFQPGAAVSSAPPARIALLGNPNCGKTALFNLLTGSRQKVANYAGVTVERKEGLLRTPSGRRVAVLDLPGAYSLNALSADEAVTRDVVTGKSEEALPDLLVCVTDATNLRLNLRLVLEARRLGLPMVVALNMTDMAKKQGLRIDVPLLAAELGVPVIETVGVHAGGAQGLLAQLDAPVAVARALPWQAPGLDDVLATQREVRRILAVAVREPAGSLAASDRIDRVVMHPLWGMLVLAVTLFLMFQAVFSWANVPMDAIKDATGAIGELVKRWVPEGMLQSLLVDGIIAGAGGVIVFLPQILILFLFILALEDSGYLPRAAFLLDRVMGTVGLSGRSFIPLLSSFACAIPGVMATRTISNWRDRLTTIMIAPLMTCSARLPVYALLIAAFIPARTVGGVFNLQGVVLFALYLFGIVSAMAVAWVMQRFRNNQQRSPLMMELPAYRWPSLRNLALGLYERAWIFIQRVGTIILTLTILLWFLSTFPSPPEGATGPAIQYSLAGIIGRGLEHIFAPIGFNWQISIALVPGMAAREVAVGALGTVYALSATGDDVAGQLEPLIAGSWSLATALSLLVWYVFAPQCISTLAAVKRETGSWRYVWIMAAYLFALAYIACWITYRAALALTGG, encoded by the coding sequence ATGTCTGAGGCGATCCTTCAATTCCAGCCGGGCGCCGCGGTCTCGTCGGCGCCGCCTGCGCGAATCGCACTGCTGGGCAATCCCAACTGCGGCAAGACCGCGCTCTTCAACCTGCTCACCGGCAGCCGCCAGAAGGTGGCCAACTACGCCGGCGTGACGGTCGAACGCAAGGAGGGGTTGCTGCGCACGCCGTCGGGCCGGCGCGTCGCCGTGCTCGACCTGCCCGGGGCCTACAGCCTCAATGCGCTGTCGGCCGACGAGGCCGTCACGCGCGACGTGGTGACCGGCAAGAGCGAAGAGGCCTTGCCCGACCTGCTGGTGTGCGTGACCGACGCCACCAACCTGCGGCTCAACCTGCGCCTGGTGCTCGAGGCCAGGCGCCTGGGGCTGCCGATGGTGGTGGCGCTCAACATGACCGACATGGCGAAGAAGCAAGGCCTCCGGATCGACGTGCCGCTGCTGGCGGCCGAGCTCGGCGTGCCGGTGATCGAGACGGTCGGCGTGCACGCGGGCGGTGCACAGGGCCTGCTGGCGCAACTCGACGCGCCGGTCGCGGTGGCCCGGGCGTTGCCCTGGCAAGCGCCGGGCCTCGACGACGTGCTCGCCACGCAGCGGGAGGTCCGCCGCATCCTGGCCGTGGCGGTGCGAGAACCCGCGGGCAGCCTGGCCGCCAGCGACCGCATCGACCGCGTGGTGATGCACCCGCTATGGGGCATGCTGGTGCTGGCCGTGACGCTGTTCCTGATGTTCCAGGCGGTGTTCAGCTGGGCCAACGTGCCGATGGATGCCATCAAGGACGCCACCGGCGCCATCGGCGAACTGGTGAAGCGGTGGGTGCCCGAGGGCATGCTGCAAAGCCTGCTGGTGGACGGCATCATCGCCGGCGCGGGCGGCGTGATCGTGTTCCTCCCGCAGATCCTGATCCTGTTCCTGTTCATCCTGGCGCTCGAAGACTCGGGCTACCTGCCGCGCGCCGCCTTCCTGCTCGACCGCGTCATGGGCACGGTGGGGCTGTCGGGCCGCTCCTTCATTCCACTGCTGTCGAGCTTCGCCTGCGCCATCCCCGGCGTGATGGCCACGCGCACCATCAGCAACTGGCGCGACCGGCTCACCACCATCATGATCGCGCCGCTGATGACCTGCTCGGCGCGGCTGCCGGTCTATGCGCTGCTGATCGCGGCCTTCATCCCGGCGCGCACCGTGGGCGGGGTGTTCAACCTGCAGGGCGTCGTGCTGTTCGCCCTCTACCTGTTCGGCATCGTCTCGGCCATGGCCGTGGCCTGGGTCATGCAGCGCTTTCGCAACAACCAGCAGCGCTCGCCGCTGATGATGGAGCTGCCGGCCTACCGCTGGCCGAGCCTGCGCAACCTGGCGCTGGGCCTGTACGAGCGTGCCTGGATCTTCATCCAGCGGGTGGGCACCATCATCCTGACGCTGACGATCCTGCTGTGGTTCCTTTCCACCTTCCCCTCACCACCCGAAGGTGCGACCGGCCCGGCCATCCAGTACAGCCTGGCCGGCATCATCGGCCGCGGCCTGGAGCACATCTTCGCGCCGATCGGCTTCAACTGGCAGATCTCGATCGCGCTGGTGCCCGGCATGGCGGCGCGGGAGGTGGCGGTGGGCGCGCTCGGCACGGTGTACGCGCTGTCTGCCACCGGCGACGACGTCGCGGGCCAGCTGGAGCCGCTGATCGCCGGCAGCTGGTCGCTCGCCACGGCCCTGTCGCTGCTGGTCTGGTACGTATTCGCGCCGCAATGCATCTCGACGCTGGCGGCGGTGAAGCGCGAGACCGGTTCGTGGCGCTACGTGTGGATCATGGCCGCGTACCTGTTTGCCCTCGCCTACATCGCGTGCTGGATCACCTATCGTGCGGCCCTGGCACTCACAGGAGGATGA
- a CDS encoding pyridoxamine 5'-phosphate oxidase family protein — translation MPTTDQHAKLWDLIKDTRYGMLTHRHGDGQLHSHPLTTQSKNLEEGGTLYFFIPRDGEIARHVASDPMVNVSYANTDKDSYVSVAGQAALVEDQARKEALFNTMSKAWFPQGPTDPNLGLLAVRIVEAEYWDVTDSKMVQLMKMAASAVTGNPPKQMAEHEKVRGG, via the coding sequence ATGCCCACCACCGACCAGCACGCCAAGCTCTGGGACCTGATCAAGGACACGCGCTACGGCATGCTGACCCACCGCCACGGCGACGGCCAGCTGCACAGCCACCCGCTCACCACGCAAAGCAAGAACCTGGAAGAAGGAGGGACGCTCTACTTCTTCATCCCGCGGGATGGCGAGATCGCCCGCCACGTCGCGAGCGACCCGATGGTCAATGTGTCATACGCCAACACGGACAAGGACAGCTACGTGTCGGTGGCCGGGCAGGCCGCGCTTGTCGAGGACCAGGCCAGGAAGGAAGCGCTCTTCAACACCATGTCCAAGGCCTGGTTCCCCCAAGGCCCCACCGACCCCAATCTCGGCCTGCTCGCGGTGCGCATCGTCGAGGCCGAATACTGGGACGTGACGGACAGCAAGATGGTCCAGCTGATGAAGATGGCCGCTTCGGCCGTCACCGGCAACCCGCCGAAGCAAATGGCGGAGCACGAAAAGGTCCGAGGCGGCTGA